The sequence GCGAGCTGCTGCGCGACGACGAGCAGCCGCTGTCGGGACCGCGCATGGCCGAGGCCGCCGCCGCCCTGAAGACGGCCCACGACCTGGGCGTGCAGGTGGCCGTGGTGGTGGGCGGCGGCAATCTGCTGCGCGGCCGCGACCACGCCGACGGCGACGTCCGCCCCGAGGTCGACCAGGTCGGCATGCTGGCCACCGTGCTCAACGTGGGCCTGCTGCGTCTGCACCTCGAGCGCGCCGGCCTCGACGCCCGGGTCATGACCCCGCGTGCCGTCGAGCCCGTGAGCGAACGCTTCGACCGCCGCGCGGCCGTCGAGGCCCTCGAAGCCGGCGCCGTGGTCCTGCTGGGCGGAGGCACCGG is a genomic window of Candidatus Krumholzibacteriia bacterium containing:
- the pyrH gene encoding UMP kinase gives rise to the protein MARYRRILLKLSGELLRDDEQPLSGPRMAEAAAALKTAHDLGVQVAVVVGGGNLLRGRDHADGDVRPEVDQVGMLATVLNVGLLRLHLERAGLDARVMTPRAVEPVSERFDRRAAVEALEAGAVVLLGGGTGNPFFSTDSAAALRAIELRCDALLKGTLVDGVYDKDPNRHDDARRFDRVSFDEVIRRDLKVMDQTAVALCRDNDMPVVVFDLKTPDNLVAFLEERIQGTVVEPDRA